The sequence ACACAAATGGTTCAAAAGAGAGTTTTCGAGAACAGGACATCTATCTTCCTATTGCCAATGTGGCGAGGATAATGAAGAATGCCATACCTCAGACGGGGAAGGTAAGTGAGGCAGGAGATCCAGCTGTGCCACAACAAATGCACCCTCCGTTTTCTTGTTAGAGCTTCGAACCAATTTTTAGTTACTCGGTCTTACATGGAACAAAAGAGTTTCTTAAAGCTAGAATTATTGTCTTGAAACAGCGTACTGTATATCCTTTTagttttaatctattttatattctgttttcctttaaatGTCTTTAGTTCAAGTATtgggaagagatttttttcccctgaaaacccagtaatttaaagttcttttttgaaataaaagtattcttaaagaaaaattaggtaaGTTGCTGTGAAAACATGAAGGTTGATGGTTTCAATAGCTGGAGTTTGGCAGCGTTTGTGACAAGGTTCTAAGTCTGTCTGGTAGACTGTAGGGTGACCAGAGTTCTGATTCTAGTAGGGCTAATGAGACAGACCTTGTTCATCTACAGAGGGAAGTCTTTGAACtggcttttctttttagaaaagcttaccctctgtgtgaccctgggcaagatcCAGTTGCCTccgaaaaaaaagaaaagaaagaaaagcttacCTCCCTGAACCCAGTAATAGCTACCCATGATTCTGACTGTGTACATTTTTTTCAAGCAGTTGCCAAAGTATGGCTTGGTGATTTTGCTCTGTTGTTTGTATGTGAAATTAATGAGTTTCAAAAATCTCTGTCctgattaaaaatgaaagatgaagtCTAGTTGCAGGTCCTAATTGAAAGAAAATGTCTCTCTTCTGCTCttaaagaaagctaactggagaCCTGCTGGCTGACAGTTACAACCCATTTTATCTGAGTGCTCAGCTGCTATTGGGAGCCAGAGGATACCAGGCAGTTTTGAATAggcttggggggagggaggcggACTCAGGTGGTTCTAGTCTTTGCTCTCCAAATAACCTATTTTTTCTGGGAATTTTCTCTTGTCGATTCTGTGTTTATGTACTGCTTATTTACTGAGAAAAAATCCTCAGTCATCTACAGAGGTGTACACTTGAAAAAGCTGTGTGTGGGCAAGAGTTATTACTGTCATTGGTGGTCAGCTCTCTAATAGTGTGGCCCACATGGCTGAGCCCAGGGCTTCCTGGGAGAATCTTATCTTGTTCAGCTATCTGTTCCCAGTGCCCTATGTGCCTCTTGTCATCCCTGATCTGCTCAGAATATTCTGTTCTCTTAATGTACATTCAGTCACTGGTTGAGctctgaaaggaaagaaaagcaccTGTTTTAAATAGGTCATGAGAATGGCACTAACTCTTCCTCATGATGAAAGTGCTTtgggttttggattttttttaaactagtgtCTGTATATGTGTGGTAGGAGAAGCAGAGGGGCCCTGCTTTGTGCGGTTGTGCTTTATATTCCAAAACCCCACATCCAGCCCTGCCTCTATATTTGAACTTGGAGGCTGGGCAGCCACCAAAAGATCAGTTCAGGGGACTGAGAGTGCTGTACCAAAGTCAGGGACCAAAATTCACAACATCATCTGGTGCCtcttgtgtgacattgggcaaagtAGCTTAAGCTTTCTGGGACAGCTGCTCATCCATCAGATAAAGGGAATTGAACTCTTAAGTGACCTCTGATTCCCTGCTGGTTCCAAATCAAGGATTCTTGACCTCCTTCGTGTCCCAGACTCTTTGGCCAGTCAGACCTTACTCAGCATAACATTGGTGATCCTACAGCcttattaaaaatttgttttaaatttttttccaattacatgtaaaaacaattttaatatttgtttttttaagatcttgagttccatattctctctctcccttccctcactcctcattgagaaggcaagcaagtTGGATATAAGTTGTACATGTGCAGTTATGCAAAACACATcactatattagtcatgttgtaaaagagagtagaagccaaaaaaagaaaaaaaaatgttttaagcatGCTTCTTGGGACAActatagatggcacagtggatagaacaccagccctggagtcaggaagaatcggaattcaaatctagtctcagacacttaacatttcctagctgtgtaaccctaggcaagtcacttaaccccagttgcctctccagaataaataaaaaactatgtttctgattgtacacatataaactatatgaaaataCTAAACCATTTTAGGgaacttaacattttttaaaatgaatgtttaaaattgccttttgctagtaactggaaaaaaataaagtactgtttttaaaaaagtgtacTTTGATTTGCACTGACtccctcagttctctctctggacataAGTAGCTTCAGCACGAGTtctttggaattctcttggatcattatattactaaGAATAGTTAAgccattcacaattgatcatcctaCAGTATTGCTATTAATTGTGTTAACttctgattctgtttacttcacttctattcattcatgcaagtcttttcaggttttgcTGAAACtgtcctgcttatcatttcttataacacatcAGCTTgtttccccaaatgatgggtatcccgtcaatttctaattctttgccaccacaaaaagagctgctttagatatttttgtccatataagtctttttttcctttttgttttttatctctttgggatatagattatatactttttttttttaatagctctttggtCATAATTGTGATCTTAAAAGAAATAGTCACATTTCAGCCAggggttagtgaaaataaaagtcatttttttttccccacctaaGTTCTAAGATGTCAAGTTAAAAAATTTCTCCCTAGATAGATCTGTCTACATAGATTATCATTAACATTGACCAAAATGTAAATTCATTATTTGCATAGGAGGTAACTTTACCATAAATTTCAATGAATTCACATTTCAGTCTGTATTTTTCATAGAACTGgtaaaaaagacagaagagattAGATAAATTCCAGAGTCACAGGGTATGTGACAGAatggttctgtttcttttttttttttttttaattatttcttgtattattgtttcaagattttttttttttaatagccttctatttacaggatatatgcatgggtaactttacagcattaacaattgccaaacctcttgttccaatttttcctctccttctccccaccccctcccctagatggcaggatgaccagtagatgttaaatatattaaaatataaattagatacacaataagtatacatgaccaaaacgttattttgctgtacaaaaagaatcagactctgaaatattgtacaattagcctgtgaaggaaatcaaaaatgcaggtgtgcataaattgggaattcaatgtaatggtttttagtcatctcccagagttctttttctgggcatagctggttcagttcattactgctccattggaaatgatttagttgatctcgttgctgaggatggcctggtccatcagaactggtcatcacatagtattgttgttgaagtatataatgatctggtcctgctcatttcactcagcatcagttcgtgtaagtccctccaggcctttctgaaattatcctgttggtcatttcttacagaacagtaatagaaTGGTTCTGTTTCTAAGAAAAGTGGGACTCTTGCCTCTTTAGGAAACATGATTTGAACCCACCTCATAGAGAGGTGATATATAGTAATTGGTTTCTGAGAGTAAGTCTTTATTTTCACAGATGGTTTCTGTAAATAGGAGTgttaagactgcctgccatttgcATTCAGGTCTTATATATCCTTGGCCTTGAAAGTAGCAGGTACCACATATTGAGTTgttcttaataaaatttaattcaaagagAATGGAAGCAGTAGCTATCGTTTGAATAATACGTTCTGTGTGCTACAGTCTTATTTTTATAGGGTGGGTGAGAAATGTGAGGGTTGTATACAGAGATTTACCTGGATTTCTTCTCTTGTCAGATTGCGAAGGATGCTAAGGAGTGTGTACAAGAGTGTGTGAGTGAATTCATCAGCTTTATCACATCTGAAGCCAGTGAAAGGTGTCATCAGGAAAAGCGGAAGACCATCAATGGAGAGGACATTCTTTTTGCAATGTCAACTTTGGGTTTTGACAGTTATGTGGAACCTTTGAAGCTTTACCTTCAGAAATTCAGAGAGGTGGGTAAAATGTTTCCTAAATTGTTGGCTTCAAAGAAAGTCAGTACAACCTTGATATTTCAGTTTATCATATGCATATCAAAAAGTCCAAGTTACATAATCAAAAAGTATACACagaattttttggggggacatGATCTTTTCATTGATGATTTCCTCTTCACTTGTTCAAGCTTGAACTGAATTGAACAGGAAAATTACAGCTTCTACCTCTGGTCAGTCATTTCTTTCTGtgacagaaggaaagagaagttgtAAATTAAATATGGTCTCTCCCTTACAAATTGAGTTTTTGTGTTGCTTGTCCTTTGCTCGAGTAGTTTTTGTTACCGGTGCACACAATTGGACTAGTGAGAATAAGCTTCTCTCAGAGATCATGTACATTTCTCCAACTCCAGAAAGGGAGTGCGACACTTTGGGTTTTCCCTTGGGGATAGTCTCTTCTCTTGCAACATTGTCTTCTATGTGAAAATTTATTTGTGTGGTTCTGtgacaagatggcagagtgagaATTGAAGAGAATATCAGACAGAAGAGATGACAGATTTCAGCCGATCCCAGAAATGAAGCTGGATTTAGCCTAAGACAACAtcagtcagatttttttttaatgctttaaaagaaatgaaaaaaaaattaaattttttttcccacaacttgacttttattttgtataacttcacaagtggtttcttaattatgggtggggataagggagagagcCTAAaactcaaaaactttaaaaacaaatgtaaaaaaaaatgttgttttgaatataactggggaaaaatattaaataaatttaaaaaaatacgaGAAACAAATTGGCCACCAAAAATATGAGGTTCAAAAGGGAGAACCCCA comes from Sarcophilus harrisii chromosome 5, mSarHar1.11, whole genome shotgun sequence and encodes:
- the NFYB gene encoding nuclear transcription factor Y subunit beta isoform X3 gives rise to the protein MNDHEDTNGSKESFREQDIYLPIANVARIMKNAIPQTGKIAKDAKECVQECVSEFISFITSEASERCHQEKRKTINGEDILFAMSTLGFDSYVEPLKLYLQKFREAMKGEKGIGGAVTTTDGLSEELTEEAFTNQLPAGLITPDGQQQNVMVYTTSYQQISGVQQIQFS